The Brachyhypopomus gauderio isolate BG-103 chromosome 12, BGAUD_0.2, whole genome shotgun sequence genome window below encodes:
- the LOC143527796 gene encoding uncharacterized protein LOC143527796 codes for MEHLWILFSFVFLAASFDEIIVKLGDPVTLPCREEQEDIYAGKLIWRTSDQIVATYSAGSFEAGTDFRGRVHLSEDGKPRKGIFSLTISSTVYSDFDTYECWYEKKHLKSWTLKITTNLAPTRVSLGGAATLPCYARIKRSALDSDIRVLWMKENEMVLNVIYGFTTDFGNFKGRVSVTPSEIRKGNISLHINETYLSDNGSYTCQIDDKPIHVKLQLTACHNTIQVSLGQALLIPLHTAEDVNVLFRSSQESQNYNVACETSCNTMGWRKRIHDIELKIVREEHVGTYTIEQKRAKFIICTYIISLSENLKKNNVVINNTNSVFTALILCLCLFLCQNLMMYIM; via the exons ATGGAACATTTATGGATTTTATTCAGTTTCG TGTTTTTAGCAGCTTCCTTCGATGAAATCATAGTAAAACTTGGGGACCCAGTAACACTGCCATGTCGAGAAGAACAGGAAGATATCTATGCAGGGAAGTTAATATGGAGGACCTCAGATCAAATTGTGGCTACATATTCTGCCGGGAGCTTTGAGGCTGGCACAGATTTTAGAGGCCGAGTACATCTCTCTGAAGATGGAAAGCCTAGGAAGGGGATTTTTTCTCTCACCATCTCCTCCACAGTTTATAGTGACTTTGACACCTACGAGTGCTGGTATGAAAAAAAACACTTGAAGAGTTGGACTCTGAAAATTACAA ccAACTTAGCACCAACACGTGTGTCGCTAGGGGGCGCGGCAACACTACCCTGCTATGCACGTATAAAAAGATCTGCACTCGATAGTGATATCAGAGTGCTGTGGATGAAAGAAAATGAGATGGTGCTGAACGTTATATATGGATTTACAACGGACTTTGGGAATTTCAAAGGAAGAGTATCTGTCACACCTTCTGAGATCCGAAAGGGCAACATCTCTCTCCATATCAATGAAACATATCTGTCCGATAACGGAAGTTATACATGCCAAATAGATGATAAACCCATTCATGTGAAACTTCAACTTACAG CTTGCCACAATACAATACAAGTTTCTCTTGGACAAGCACTCTTAATTCCTCTACATACTGCTGAAGATGTAAATGTTCTCTTCCGAAGTTCACAAGAGTCACAAAACTACAATGTCGCATGTGAGACATCATGCAACACTATGGGCTGGAGAAAAAGAATTCATGACATTGAGCTTAAAATAGTTCGAGAAGAACATGTTGGAACTTATACAATAGAACAAAAACGTGCAAAGTTCATTATCTGTACCTATATCATCTCATTATCTGAAAATTTAAAGAAAAACAATGTAGTTATAAATAACACAAATTCTGTATTCACTGCATTGattttatgtttgtgtttatttttgtgtcAGAACCTTATGatgtatataatgtaa
- the cmtr2 gene encoding cap-specific mRNA (nucleoside-2'-O-)-methyltransferase 2 yields the protein MSRGRGTKKRLPPDKTEAPKCYDEKILDEVKQLFNKERSYSPPPGVEWSLPDPSVVLRDCPWSHPPLQALKQSLNEVKNQLSDKDLAVWHQHTCSTNRAGTVTAHLRATTNAELCTQAWAKFYEILGTFRLLPETALQNGELNSVHLCEAPGAFISALNHYLRTCRPHCDWNWVANTLNPYHEANERSCTIADDRLIVHTLPWWFFGSDDTGDVMLQKHLLELQRFVSNMRSVDLVTADGSFDCQGDPGEQESLVAPLQYCETVSALLLLAPGGSFVLKMFTLFEHSSVCLLYLLVCCFCSVSVFKPATSKSGNSEVYVVCLGYKAKDALRPLLSKLIRYYGTDMASMAALFPNNCVPDSFLRQHEEICTFFHALQIDTIQENLLLFSGMSGEQRSRLDQLREHAAQFYIQRFQVQFLPRKWWVCRGGSVASGKPFQRKQMGSFNQRKEMQFQEWRLRLGQVSCRAWVEEHCQAVEGHDFVLDGPLNESDLDSWFTLMGAALPKVRSSTFCEQELLDILNEALEECTLGLGGQQLAKNAPVCSSCSPQCPTSILTEVCSLPNITSCLVVGDLSWQHLPLSGEMVQPQFYPGPSYLDVCISTLHDGDPSYQQELLSSVLSAFHDLGEGSVLVVPLRSALTRFTGCLVLTFHLCFQSISFRCPSSGPPAVLLCVGFTPFPRMKTILQEVLDKMRCLEQGRQLLQFAPIEELMRGALPHFLSGLNNTVIRRQLHLLLQTGQDR from the coding sequence ATGAGCAGGGGGCGTGGCACTAAAAAGAGGTTGCCCCCAGACAAAACTGAGGCCCCTAAGTGTTATGATGAAAAGATCCTAGATGAAGTGAAGCAGCTCTTCAATAAAGAGAGAAGTTATAGTCCTCCACCTGGGGTGGAATGGAGCCTACCTGACCCCAGTGTGGTACTTCGTGACTGTCCCTGGAGCCACCCACCTCTACAGGCTCTAAAGCAGTCCCTAAATGAGGTGAAGAATCAGCTCAGTGACAAAGACCTGGCAGTGTGGCACCAGCACACCTGCTCAACCAACCGAGCAGGCACCGTTACGGCCCACCTTCGTGCCACTACCAATGCAGAGCTCTGTACTCAGGCCTGGGCCAAGTTCTACGAGATTCTGGGTACCTTCAGACTCCTACCAGAAACTGCGCTGCAGAATGGTGAATTGAACTCTGTGCATTTGTGCGAAGCCcctggagcatttatttcagctcTGAATCACTACCTCCGAACCTGCAGGCCGCACTGTGACTGGAACTGGGTGGCTAATACATTAAATCCATATCACGAAGCTAACGAACGAAGCTGCACCATTGCAGATGACAGACTCATTGTACACACCCTCCCTTGGTGGTTTTTCGGCTCTGATGACACAGGCGATGTCATGCTGCAGAAGCATTTGTTGGAACTGCAGCGGTTTGTAAGCAACATGCGCAGTGTGGATTTGGTCACTGCAGATGGGAGCTTTGACTGTCAGGGAGACCCGGGTGAGCAAGAGAGCTTGGTGGCCCCATTGCAGTACTGCGAAACAGTGAGCGCTCTGCTTCTGCTCGCACCTGGCGGCTCCTTTGTCCTGAAGATGTTCACGCTGTTCGAGCactcgtctgtctgtctgctctacCTCCTCGTCTGCTGCTTTTGCTCAGTTTCTGTGTTCAAACCTGCCACCAGCAAGTCAGGCAACTCTGAGGTCTATGTTGTTTGTTTGGGCTACAAAGCTAAAGATGCCTTGCGGCCACTGCTCTCAAAGCTGATCCGTTACTACGGGACGGACATGGCATCCATGGCAGCGCTGTTCCCTAACAACTGTGTTCCAGACTCCTTCCTCCGGCAGCATGAAGAGATCTGCACGTTTTTCCATGCACTGCAAATTGACACCATCCAGGAGAACCTGTTGCTCTTTTCTGGCATGAGTGGTGAGCAGCGCAGCAGGCTGGACCAACTCAGGGAACATGCCGCCCAATTTTACATACAGCGCTTCCAGGTGCAGTTCCTTCCTCGGAAGTGGTGGGTGTGCCGAGGTGGGTCAGTGGCTTCAGGGAAGCCATTTCAGAGGAAGCAGATGGGGTCCTTTAATCAGCGTAAGGAGATGCAGTTCCAGGAATGGAGGCTGCGCCTCGGCCAGGTATCTTGCAGGGCGTGGGTCGAGGAACACTGCCAGGCAGTCGAAGGTCATGATTTTGTTCTCGATGGCCCTTTGAATGAGAGTGATTTAGATTCATGGTTTACTCTCATGGGAGCAGCCCTGCCAAAAGTGCGTAGTTCCACTTTTTGTGAACAGGAGCTCTTGGATATCCTGAATGAAGCTCTTGAGGAGTGCACATTGGGCCTGGGGGGACAGCAACTGGCCAAAAATGCACCAGTGTGTAGCTCATGCAGTCCCCAATGTCCTACTTCTATATTAACTGAGGTCTGCAGCCTTCCAAATATTACTTCTTGTTTGGTGGTGGGGGACCTTTCATGGCAGCACTTGCCCCTCTCAGGAGAAATGGTACAACCACAGTTCTATCCAGGGCCTTCCTACCTGGATGTGTGCATTTCCACTTTGCATGATGGAGATCCATCTTATCAGCAGGAGCTTCTGAGCAGTGTGCTCTCTGCCTTTCATGATCTTGGTGAAGGATCGGTGCTGGTGGTTCCACTGCGTTCGGCTCTGACCCGTTTCACTGGGTGCCTGGTCCTCACCTTCCACCTCTGCTTCCAATCCATCAGTTTCCGCTGCCCATCAAGCGGACCTCCAGccgtgctgctgtgtgtgggctTTACACCGTTCCCCCGGATGAAGACCATCCTCCAGGAGGTGCTCGACAAAATGAGGTGTTTGGAGCAAGGGCGGCAGCTCCTGCAGTTTGCACCCATTGAGGAACTAATGAGAGGTGCACTGCCTCACTTCCTGTCTGGCCTCAATAACACTGTGATTAGACGGCAGCTTCATTTGTTGCTGCAGACAGGTCAGGATAGATAG